One genomic segment of Alosa sapidissima isolate fAloSap1 chromosome 13, fAloSap1.pri, whole genome shotgun sequence includes these proteins:
- the LOC121679745 gene encoding MOB kinase activator 1B-like: protein MSFLFGNRSSKTFKPKKNIPEGSHQYELLKHAEATLGSGNLRMAVMLPDGEDLNEWVAVNTVDFFNQINMLYGTITDFCTEESCPVMSAGPKYEYHWADGTNIKKPIKCSAPKYIDYLMTWVQDQLDDETLFPSKIGVPFPKNFMSVAKTILKRLFRVYAHIYHQHFDSVMQLQEEAHLNTSFKHFIFFVQEFNLIDRKELAPLQELIDKLTTKDR, encoded by the exons ATGAGCTTCTTGTT CGGAAACCGTTCGTCAAAAACCTTTAAACCGAAGAAGAATATTCCTGAAGGGTCTCATCAATACGAGCTGTTAAAACATGCAGAAGCCACCCTTGGCAGCGGCAACCTGCGAATGGCTGTGATGCTACCAGATGGAGAGGACCTAAATGAATGGGTGGCTGTGAACA CGGTGGACTTTTTCAATCAGATCAACATGCTGTATGGGACCATAACAGACTTCTGCACTGAGGAGAGCTGCCCTGTTATGTCTGCAGGGCCAAA GTATGAGTACCACTGGGCTGATGGGACCAACATTAAAAAGCCAATTAAATGCTCCGCACCAAAGTACATTGACTACTTGATGACCTGGGTGCAAGATCAACTTGATGATGAAACACTATTCCCTTCTAAAATCG GGGTGCCATTCCCCAAGAACTTCATGTCTGTGGCAAAGACCATCTTGAAGCGCTTGTTCCGTGTCTACGCTCACATCTACCACCAGCACTTTGACTCTGTCATGCAGCTGCAGGAAGAGGCCCATCTCAACACCTCCTTCAAGCACTTCATCTTCTTTGTGCAG GAATTCAATCTGATTGACCGAAAGGAACTAGCCCCTCTACAGGAGTTGATTGACAAGCTGACAACGAAGgacagatag